One genomic window of Diospyros lotus cultivar Yz01 chromosome 8, ASM1463336v1, whole genome shotgun sequence includes the following:
- the LOC127807423 gene encoding protein NRT1/ PTR FAMILY 5.10-like isoform X2, with protein sequence MIMRCYFQLIVLLRCVSNELQKGLGLLTLSAVLPSFSSSDCLNATNVSPCSPPQLQVVFFFFSLYLVAVAQGGHKPCVQAFGADQFDSQDPQERKAKSSFFNWWYFSLCAGTLTTLWILNYIQDNLSWGLGFGIPCIMMVFALAIFLLGSITYRFGIKSEEKSPIIRIGRVFVQAARNWRTTSSAIAMEEEAKGILPHPGSDQFKFLNKALLAPDGSKEEGKVCSINEVEDAKAVLRLVPIWTTCLVYAIVFAQSSTFFTKQGATMDRSIGPSFDIPAATLQSFISLSIIVFIPIYDRLFVAIARAITQEPLGITMLQRVGTGLLFSTISMVIAAMVEGKRLETAIKYGLVDKPKETVPMSIWWLVPQYAFFGIADVFTMVGLQEFFYDQMPSELKSVGLSLYLSIFGVGSFLSSFLISVVENITGRDGQESWFSSNLNRAHIDYFYWLLAGLSAVALVAYVYFAKTYIYRKECTI encoded by the exons GGACTTGGGCTGTTGACTCTGTCTGCTGTGCTTCCATCTTTCAGTAGTTCTGATTGCCTAAATGCCACCAATGTCAGCCCATGTTCTCCTCCTCAACTTCAAGtcgtcttctttttcttctccctgTATCTTGTGGCAGTTGCACAAGGAGGGCACAAGCCTTGTGTGCAGGCTTTTGGAGCTGACCAGTTTGATTCACAGGATCCCCAAGAGCGGAAAGCCAAGAGCTCATTCTTCAATTGGTGGTATTTTAGTTTGTGTGCTGGTACCTTGACAACGCTTTGGATCCTGAATTACATCCAAGACAATCTTAGTTGGGGCCTAGGGTTTGGGATCCCCTGTATTATGATGGTCTTTGCCCTGGCCATCTTCCTCCTTGGTTCTATCACATATAGGTTTGGCATCAAAAGTGAGGAAAAAAGCCCAATTATTAGAATTGGTAGGGTTTTTGTTCAAGCAGCTAGGAATTGGCGCACCACCTCTTCAGCAATAGCCATGGAAGAGGAAGCTAAAGGAATACTTCCTCACCCGGGTTCTGATCAATTCAA GTTTCTTAATAAGGCCTTGCTTGCACCAGATGGTTCAAAGGAGGAAGGAAAAGTTTGTAGTATCAATGAGGTTGAAGACGCGAAAGCAGTTTTGAGGCTGGTTCCAATTTGGACCACGTGCTTGGTATATGCCATTGTCTTTGCACAATCCTCTACTTTTTTCACAAAGCAAGGAGCTACAATGGACAGATCAATTGGCCCAAGCTTTGATATACCAGCTGCTACACTTCAGTCTTTTATAAGCCTATCCATCATCGTTTTCATTCCAATTTATGACCGTCTTTTTGTTGCCATTGCCAGAGCTATAACACAGGAACCCCTGGGCATAACAATGCTTCAAAGAGTTGGAACTGGACTACTCTTTTCAACTATTTCTATGGTGATTGCAGCTATGGTTGAGGGCAAGCGACTTGAAACCGCTATAAAATATGGGCTTGTAGATAAGCCCAAGGAAACAGTTCCAATGAGTATATGGTGGCTGGTACCTCAATACGCATTCTTTGGAATAGCCGATGTGTTCACCATGGTCGGCCTGCAAGAGTTCTTCTACGATCAGATGCCGAGTGAGTTGAAGAGCGTTGGTCTCTCGCTGTACCTTAGTATTTTCGGAGTTGGGAGCTTCCTAAGCAGCTTTCTCATCTCAGTTGTGGAGAATATTACAGGTAGGGATGGTCAAGAAAGTTGGTTTTCCAGTAACTTGAACCGGGCACATATCGATTACTTCTACTGGCTGCTTGCGGGACTTAGTGCAGTGGCATTGGTGGCTTATGTGTACTTTGCAAAAACTTACATTTACAGAAAAGAATGCACAATCTGA
- the LOC127808535 gene encoding uncharacterized protein LOC127808535 — MCQENEAQEKIDFKLFFQSLEQKFERMEMRFDEINERIDKVESSSQRGQPPRAPTMQRRERHPPRYDYEDDYGDDLNDDDHASNVSIGRFRRGNRDRGVRHGERIDNNLDNIKMQIPSFQGKNDPEVYLEWETKVEMVFACHNYSELKKVKLATIEFTDYAIIWWDQLILNRRRNRERPIETWEEMEAIIRRRFIPSHYYRDLFQKLQRLTQGSKSVEDYHKEMEIAMIRANVEEDRETTMAKFLVGLNRDIADVVELQHYIELDGMVHMAIKVKRQLKRKGSTRIGQNSGSSTWKSNWSKKDEKPNFKPKVETSNTNKDGGVPHKVKSDTLPPRTRDIKCFKCLGTCHIASQCPNKRVMILKDDGDIETEDEFDNKYDNESMPPLEDASGIEYPVDGELLVARRALSVQVKTDAKEQRENIFHTRCHVNDKVCSMIIDGGSCTNVASTSLVEKLNLMTLKHPRPYKLQWLNDCGEFKVTKQVFVSFSIGRYTDEVLCDVVPIHAGHILLGRPWQFDRCEFNDVFPEELPIGLPPIRGIEHHIDFIPGASIPNRPAYRSNPEETKELQRQVSELMEKGYVRESMSPCAVLVLLVPKKDGSWRMLVFLGFVVSAKGIEVDEEKVKAIQDWPTPTSVGNVRSFHGLASFYRRFVKDFSSLAAPLTKVIKKHVGFKWGNEQEKAFSLLKEKLTNAPLLALPNFAKTFEIECDASGIGIGAVLMQEGRPIAYFSEKLSGATLNYPTYDKEMYALIRALETWQHYLWPKEFVIHTDHESLKHIKGQHKLNKRHAKWVEFIETFPYVIKYKQGKENIVTDALSRRHNGFLFRESKLCVPKCSLRELLIREAHGGGLMGHFGITKTLDVLHEHFFWPHMKRDVKRICEKCVTCRQAKSKVKPHGLYTPLPIPSEPWIDISMDFVLGLPRSKRGRDSIYVVVDRFSKMAHFIPCHKTDDASHIADLFFREVVRLHGMPKSIVSDRDAKFLSYFWKTLWGKIGTKLLFSTTCHPQTDGQTEVVNRTLSTLLRAIIQKNLKTWEECLPHVEFAYNRSVHLATKFSPFEVVYGFNPLTPLDLTPLPMAERPGDWVWLHMRKERFPIQRRAKLRPWGDGPFQVLERINDNAYKLDLPGDDLRTNPFQERGNDASHIAKTPKDPLSIHGGPMTRTRTRKITGALNGLIEHISNSSIVQDSNMPKLSVQDS; from the exons ATGTGTCAAGAGAATGAAGCTCAGGAAAAGATAGATTTCAAACTCTTCTTTCAGTCCTTGGAGCAAAAATTTGAACGAATGGAGATGAGGTTTGATGAGATAAATGAGAGAATAGATAAAGTTGAATCTAGTTCACAAAGGGGGCAACCACCTAGAGCTCCTACCATGCAACGAAGAGAGAGGCATCCACCCAGGTATGATTATGAAGATGACTATGGGGATGACCTAAATGATGATGATCATGCCTCTAATGTCAGTATAGGCCGATTTAGGCGTGGGAATAGAGATAGAGGAGTTAGACATGGAGAAAGGATTGATAACAACTTGGACAACATTAAGATGCAGATTCCATCTTTCCAAGGCAAAAACGATCCAGAAGTTTATTTGGAGTGGGAGACAAAGGTTGAAATGGTGTTTGCTTGTCACAACTACTCTGAattgaaaaaggtaaaattggCCACCATAGAATTTACTGATTATGCTATTATTTGGTGGGATCAACTTATTTTGAATAGGAGAAGGAATCGTGAAAGGCCCATTGAGACATGGGAAGAAATGGAGGCTATTATAAGGAGGAGATTCATTCCAAGTCACTACTATAGGGACTTATTTCAGAAGTTGCAACGCCTTACTCAAGGTTCCAAAAGTGTTGAGGACTACCACAAGGAGATGGAAATAGCCATGATTCGAGCCAATGTGGAGGAGGACCGAGAAACTACCATGGCCAAGTTCCTAGTTGGATTGAACCGTGATATTGCAGATGTGGTAGAATTACAACATTACATTGAATTAGATGGCATGGTGCACATGGCCATTAAAGTGAAGAgacaattgaagagaaaggggTCCACACGAATTGGGCAAAATTCAGGCTCTTCAACATGGAAATCGAATTGGAGCAAAAAGGATGAAAAGCCTAATTTCAAGCCTAAAGTTGAAACCTCTAACACCAACAAAGATGGAGGAGTACCACATAAGGTAAAATCTGATACTCTACCTCCTAGAACTAGAGATATCAAATGCTTTAAGTGTTTGGGGACGTGCCATATTGCATCTCAATGCCCAAACAAGAGAGTAATGATTCTGAAAGATGATGGTGATATTGAGACCGAAGATGAGTTTGATAATAAGTATGATAATGAATCCATGCCACCTTTAGAGGATGCAAGTGGCATTGAGTACCCGGTTGATGGGGAGCTCTTGGTGGCAAGGAGAGCTCTTAGTGTGCAAGTCAAAACTGATGCGAAAGAGCAACGTGAGAACATTTTTCATACTAGATGCCATGTCAATGATAAGGTATGTAGCATGATTATTGATGGGGGCAGCTGTACTAATGTAGCTAGCACTAGCTTGGTTGAAAAGTTGAATTTGATGACTTTGAAGCATCCTAGGCCGTATAAGCTACAATGGTTGAATGATTGTGGAGAATTTAAAGTAACCAAACAGGTGTTTGTTTCATTCTCAATTGGGAGGTATACAGATGAAGTTTTGTGTGACGTGGTGCCAATTCATGCCGGCCATATTCTTTTGGGGCGACCATGGCAGTTTGATAGGTGT GAATTCAATGATGTATTCCCTGAAGAGCTACCTATTGGCTTACCACCAATAAGGGGAATCGAGCATCACATTGATTTCATACCTGGAGCATCAATTCCAAATAGACCAGCCTATAGAAGCAATCCCGAGGAGACCAAGGAACTTCAAAGGCAGGTTAGTGAGCTCATGGAAAAAGGGTATGTGCGTGAGAGCATGAGTCCTTGTGCAGTTCTAGTATTGCTTGTGCCTAAGAAAGATGGTTCatggaggat GCTTGTATTCCTTGGTTTTGTTGTTAGTGCTAAAGGAATTGAGGTAGATGAAGAAAAGGTTAAGGCAATCCAAGATTGGCCAACACCTACAAGTGTAGGGAATGTGAGAAGTTTCCATGGTTTGGCTAGCTTTTATAGGAGATTTGTGAAAGATTTTAGTAGCCTAGCTGCACCTTTGACTAAAGTTATTAAAAAGCATGTAGGTTTTAAGTGGGGTAATGAACAAGAAAAGGCATTTAGCTTGCTTAAGGAAAAACTAACTAATGCTCCTTTGCTTGCTTTACCTAACTTTGCTAAAACCTTTGAAATTGAATGTGATGCTTCAGGAATAGGTATTGGAGCTGTTCTAATGCAGGAAGGACGTCCCATTGCTTATTTTAGTGAGAAGCTAAGTGGGGCAACCTTAAATTACCCTACATATGATAAAGAGATGTATGCATTGATTAGGGCATTGGAAACTTGGCAGCACTATCTTTGGCCGAAGGAGTTTGTGATTCATACGGATCATGAATCTCTAAAGCATATAAAGGGGCAACACAAGCTAAACAAGCGACATGCCAAGTGGGTGGAGTTCATTGAAACATTTCCTTATGTGATAAAATACAAGCAAGGTAAGGAAAATATTGTAACTGATGCTTTGTCTCGAAG GCATAATGGTTTTTTATTTAGAGAAAGTAAGTTATGTGTGCCTAAATGTTCTTTGCGAGAATTGCTTATTCGAGAAGCTCATGGTGGTGGTTTGATGGGACATTTTGGTATAACTAAGACTTTGGATGTTTTGCATGAACACTTCTTTTGGCCACATATGAAACGTGATGTCAAAAGAATTTGTGAGAAGTGTGTCACTTGTAGACAAGCTAAGTCTAAGGTTAAGCCTCATGGTTTATATACTCCTTTGCCTATACCTAGTGAACCCTGGATTGATatctctatggattttgtgttgGGTTTACCTAGGTCAAAAAGGGGTCGGGATTCCATATATGTGGTCGTTGATAGGTTTTCTAAAATGGCACATTTCATTCCATGTCACAAAACAGATGATGCCTCACATATTGCTGACTTGTTTTTCAGGGAGGTTGTACGATTGCATGGCATGCCAAAGAGTATTGTCTCAGACAGGGATGCAAAGTTCTTAAGTTATTTTTGGAAGACTTTATGGGGTAAGATAggaactaaacttttattttctactACTTGTCATCCACAGACTGATGGTCAAACTGAAGTAGTTAATAGAACTTTATCTACTTTGTTGCGTGCTATAAtacaaaagaatttgaaaacaTGGGAAGAATGTTTGCCGCATGTAGAGTTTGCATATAATAGGAGTGTGCATTTAGCAACTAAGTTTTCACCTTTTGAAGTGGTTTATGGTTTTAATCCATTAACTCCTTTGGATTTAACTCCTTTACCTATGGCTGAGCGT cCGGGTGATTGGGTTTGGTTGCATATGCGGAAAGAACGTTTTCCCATTCAAAGGCGTGCGAAACTGCGTCCATGGGGAGATGGACCATTTCAAGTACTTGAAaggatcaatgataatgcttacaAGTTAGACCTCCCAG GTGACGATTTGAGGACAAATCCTTTTCAAGAGAGGGGGAATGATGCAAGTCACatagctaaaaccccaaaagaCCCGTTAAGCATCCATGGGGGTCCAATGACAAGGACACGAACAAGGAAAATTACGGGAGCATTAAATGGACTAATTGAACACATCTCAAATTCAAGCATCGTTCAAGATTCTAATATGCCCAAATTAAGTGTTCAAGATAGTTAA